In Thiospirochaeta perfilievii, a single window of DNA contains:
- a CDS encoding AraC family transcriptional regulator, translating into MRLANYTKIFKKNGLMIVAGIFTILSISFFLFIPFTNTTSRIINGRTFDSLETSSKMFSHIHLWSMPKFISLEKNKPILEFIYSKEPSNIVALRALEEIDKIILENDFLHSVYIYSETNGIISTLSGWERGELSDNTIDKLVNNNIDEATHVFRPRQVNFFNNKENTNIYSMILGKRVDNNKTTSCIIINLSVSKISEIIAPMDMNITSDLVIIDRNNKILLHPDKTMFGNSLDSTSDFYNISQMKAEEGSIETIINGGKSVVWWLDHNELPWRFILYSPKNDLYHEIIQLRKILILLSLGGSIVFIILFILAYNKITFTRNIEESIKRVIDYYPDHDLEDDFLVMSALDKKNSKWTIALIGLEKNTSKDISFDSGLNTIYFIRCNTNKFCLISLLSTKKMVEYLQEKQSSESIKNNGLSFSFCISSFTTNTDSFMSQYTLLNSSFSRKFKFERNSQIPLLDQNEKLSSSFEINENEINHLDSAIRLENAKEAWKIITELLDLCDKDGSEEAFHYVINIIRYRLFQNSILNPETIVIEGINNLNDAITDIETIPEARELFEKYCNRLQSIKTGRTDLKKVEIHKKVKEFVEDNLCNLNLGPDLISEEVGRSSGYVRDTFRSIEGDSLSNYIGSKRIEFAKDLLLKTNKPIKDIAEASGFMNYSYFFTYFKKITGKTPGDFRISQ; encoded by the coding sequence TTGAGACTAGCAAACTACACAAAAATATTTAAAAAAAACGGTTTAATGATTGTAGCCGGAATATTTACAATACTAAGTATAAGTTTCTTCCTATTTATACCTTTTACAAATACAACAAGCCGAATTATAAATGGAAGGACCTTTGACAGTCTAGAAACTTCATCAAAAATGTTCTCCCATATCCATCTTTGGAGCATGCCTAAATTTATCAGCTTAGAGAAAAATAAGCCTATTTTAGAATTTATATATAGCAAAGAACCTTCAAATATAGTTGCTCTTAGAGCCTTAGAAGAGATCGACAAAATTATTTTAGAAAATGATTTTTTACACTCTGTTTACATTTATAGCGAAACAAATGGAATTATATCAACTCTTTCAGGTTGGGAGAGAGGCGAGTTATCAGACAATACTATTGATAAACTTGTAAATAATAATATAGATGAAGCAACACACGTATTTAGACCTAGGCAAGTTAATTTTTTTAATAATAAAGAAAATACAAATATTTACTCCATGATACTAGGGAAAAGAGTAGATAATAATAAAACTACTTCTTGTATAATTATAAATCTATCAGTTAGTAAAATATCTGAAATAATTGCACCAATGGATATGAATATAACCTCTGATTTAGTTATTATAGACAGAAACAACAAAATCCTATTACATCCTGATAAAACTATGTTTGGTAACTCTTTAGATTCAACTAGCGATTTTTATAATATTAGTCAAATGAAGGCGGAAGAGGGCTCAATAGAAACTATTATCAATGGTGGGAAAAGTGTAGTTTGGTGGCTAGATCACAATGAATTACCCTGGAGGTTCATATTATACTCCCCTAAAAATGATTTATATCATGAAATAATTCAATTAAGAAAAATTCTAATTCTTTTATCATTAGGAGGAAGTATAGTCTTTATAATTCTTTTTATACTTGCATATAATAAAATTACTTTTACTAGAAATATCGAAGAGTCTATAAAAAGAGTTATAGATTACTACCCTGACCACGATTTAGAAGATGATTTTTTAGTAATGTCAGCTTTAGATAAAAAAAACAGTAAGTGGACAATTGCCCTAATAGGTTTAGAAAAGAATACTTCAAAAGACATATCCTTTGATTCTGGACTAAATACAATCTATTTTATTAGATGTAATACTAATAAATTTTGTTTAATATCCCTTCTATCTACTAAAAAAATGGTAGAATATCTACAAGAGAAACAATCAAGTGAATCTATTAAAAACAATGGGTTATCCTTTTCATTCTGTATATCATCATTTACTACAAATACAGACTCATTCATGTCTCAGTATACACTTTTAAACTCAAGTTTCTCTAGAAAGTTTAAATTTGAAAGGAATTCCCAGATACCACTATTAGATCAAAATGAGAAGTTAAGTAGTAGTTTTGAAATAAATGAAAATGAAATTAATCATCTGGACTCTGCAATACGTTTAGAAAACGCAAAAGAAGCCTGGAAAATTATAACAGAATTATTAGATCTTTGTGATAAAGATGGCTCAGAAGAAGCATTTCATTATGTAATAAATATTATTAGATACAGATTATTTCAAAACTCCATACTCAATCCAGAGACAATTGTAATTGAAGGAATAAATAATTTAAATGATGCTATCACAGATATTGAAACAATACCTGAGGCTAGGGAGTTATTTGAGAAATATTGCAATAGATTACAATCCATTAAAACCGGACGTACAGATTTAAAAAAAGTGGAAATACATAAAAAGGTTAAGGAGTTTGTAGAAGATAACTTATGTAACTTGAATTTAGGTCCAGACCTAATATCAGAAGAGGTAGGAAGATCATCAGGTTATGTTAGAGATACATTTAGAAGTATAGAAGGAGATTCACTTTCTAATTATATAGGAAGTAAAAGAATTGAATTTGCGAAGGATTTATTATTAAAAACTAATAAACCTATTAAAGATATAGCAGAAGCATCTGGTTTTATGAACTACTCATATTTTTTTACATATTTCAAAAAAATTACAGGAAAGACTCCTGGAGATTTTAGAATATCACAGTAA
- a CDS encoding ABC transporter substrate-binding protein, whose translation MEKTKRVSTLLLMALFAFSSVFANGQKESLDNKPLIIYLWDDPVLVSIVEAYEKAHPEIVLDKQLIPASEYRSKLAILLAANADMDVWFGMVANDTLTQNENGFIEPLNEWFEKTGADMKAVDAYDQVAIQDGKIIGVPWRGGAYYTYYNKKLFKEKGVKDPTYYIERDEWTWDKFAEVSKEVASGDGNVFGGLVHTWTPQQYHTSVQAGKNIVTRDGKIDIGPETFTFLKLRKQMEAEKSMDSLIDMKVSRLHYSQAFFKGNLGMVIMGEWFPGMLKDGYDKGSFIDFGWDDWGIARVPNNYSDYRTWGVPTMVNVASRSNNKENAFKFVSWLGSEEGQDVVAKAGAMPAVATEVAKEEFSTNIPDEESLIYFFEDKTAMPGPITKYSFEESLGVVAEEYLLGELTDDQLIPRLTELLEQSIKESN comes from the coding sequence ATGGAAAAGACAAAAAGAGTTTCAACTTTACTCCTAATGGCATTATTTGCCTTTAGTTCTGTATTCGCTAACGGTCAAAAAGAGTCTTTAGATAATAAGCCACTAATTATCTATTTATGGGATGACCCAGTATTAGTATCAATTGTAGAAGCCTACGAGAAAGCACATCCTGAAATTGTACTAGATAAACAGTTAATACCTGCTTCTGAGTATAGATCAAAACTAGCTATTTTATTAGCTGCTAATGCAGATATGGATGTCTGGTTTGGAATGGTTGCAAACGACACATTAACTCAAAATGAAAATGGATTTATTGAGCCATTAAATGAGTGGTTTGAAAAAACTGGTGCAGATATGAAAGCTGTAGATGCATATGATCAAGTAGCAATTCAAGATGGTAAAATAATAGGTGTTCCGTGGAGAGGAGGTGCATATTATACATATTACAACAAGAAATTATTTAAGGAAAAGGGTGTAAAAGATCCTACATATTATATTGAAAGAGATGAATGGACTTGGGATAAATTTGCAGAAGTATCAAAAGAAGTTGCATCTGGTGATGGTAATGTTTTTGGTGGACTGGTTCATACATGGACACCACAACAATACCATACTAGCGTTCAGGCAGGAAAAAATATTGTAACAAGGGACGGTAAGATTGATATAGGGCCAGAAACTTTTACTTTTTTAAAGCTTAGAAAACAGATGGAAGCTGAAAAATCAATGGACTCACTTATTGATATGAAAGTTAGTAGATTGCATTACAGTCAAGCGTTTTTCAAAGGAAATCTTGGAATGGTTATTATGGGAGAGTGGTTCCCGGGAATGCTAAAAGATGGTTATGACAAAGGTAGCTTTATAGACTTTGGTTGGGATGATTGGGGTATCGCAAGGGTTCCAAATAACTACTCTGACTACCGAACATGGGGTGTTCCAACAATGGTTAATGTTGCCTCTAGAAGTAATAACAAAGAGAACGCATTTAAATTTGTTAGTTGGTTAGGAAGTGAGGAAGGACAAGATGTTGTTGCTAAAGCTGGAGCAATGCCTGCAGTAGCTACTGAAGTTGCAAAAGAAGAGTTTTCAACCAATATCCCAGATGAAGAGTCTTTAATATATTTCTTTGAAGATAAAACAGCTATGCCAGGACCAATTACAAAATATTCATTTGAAGAGTCACTAGGTGTCGTTGCAGAGGAGTATCTATTAGGAGAATTAACTGATGATCAGCTTATTCCTAGATTAACAGAGTTACTGGAACAATCTATAAAAGAATCAAACTAA
- a CDS encoding carbohydrate ABC transporter permease yields the protein MTFGLSLTNYTGGPNFSFTGLKNYIIAFTSPIFTRSLWITLKYVIFAVGFQILFALLFAIILNEKLLLNSFFRGVIFLPNIIASVAIGLSFMVILEPNNGMLNQLLNFFGLPSSRWLADPKSALGTIIAVSVWQNFGYYMIILLGGLQQINPCLYEAAEIDGAGALRKLISITIPGLSPVLFFSFTMSIIGGFKVFDLIYVMTGGSEGGGPAGSTKVVVLEIYQNAFQRFRFGYASAQSVILLIIILGITLWQYRQQKKWVTYDA from the coding sequence ATGACGTTTGGCCTTTCCTTAACCAATTACACAGGTGGTCCGAATTTTAGCTTTACAGGGTTAAAAAACTACATAATAGCTTTTACAAGTCCAATATTTACACGTAGCTTATGGATAACATTAAAATATGTCATCTTTGCCGTTGGGTTTCAAATATTATTTGCATTGTTGTTTGCGATTATTTTAAATGAGAAACTTTTACTTAACAGTTTTTTTAGAGGTGTAATATTTCTTCCTAATATTATTGCTTCTGTAGCTATTGGTTTATCATTCATGGTTATATTAGAGCCAAATAATGGAATGTTAAATCAACTTCTAAACTTTTTTGGACTACCTTCTTCTAGATGGTTAGCAGATCCAAAATCTGCACTTGGAACAATAATAGCGGTCTCTGTTTGGCAGAATTTCGGTTATTATATGATCATTTTATTAGGGGGATTACAACAGATAAACCCATGCTTGTATGAGGCGGCTGAAATAGATGGCGCTGGAGCTTTAAGAAAACTAATATCTATAACAATTCCTGGACTTAGTCCTGTTCTATTTTTTTCATTCACTATGTCAATAATTGGTGGATTTAAGGTCTTTGACTTAATCTATGTAATGACTGGAGGATCAGAAGGTGGAGGGCCTGCTGGGTCAACTAAAGTTGTAGTATTAGAAATTTACCAGAACGCATTCCAGAGATTTAGATTTGGATATGCCTCAGCTCAATCTGTTATTTTACTAATAATTATCTTAGGTATTACTTTGTGGCAATATAGACAACAAAAAAAGTGGGTAACATATGATGCTTAG
- a CDS encoding carbohydrate ABC transporter permease — protein MMLRKMKLKDKNTLRKSLSYLLLLVVTVIILAPIIIAFSNAFKFEADIYAVPFNLIPTNPTLENFHALLDKFPIYIFNSFKVTGIIVFLQIITATTAGYCFSKLKWRGRDFVFILYIASIMIPGQAVIIPQFLIVQNLGLYNSHTGLILVSAFTAFGTFLVKQFFVTIPESLVESARIDGASEFLIFRKIMLPLSKTVIATLIIFSFRFFWNDFFGPLIYLSSPSLKTLPLGMADFANEYYTYVGPQMAAAVISIIPVLIVFLAAQKHFVQGTMSAGIKG, from the coding sequence ATGATGCTTAGAAAAATGAAGTTAAAAGATAAGAATACATTAAGAAAATCACTGTCTTATTTATTATTACTAGTAGTTACAGTTATTATTTTAGCCCCAATTATAATCGCTTTTTCTAATGCGTTTAAATTTGAAGCTGACATATATGCTGTACCATTCAATTTAATTCCAACAAATCCTACACTTGAAAACTTTCATGCGTTGTTAGATAAGTTCCCAATATATATCTTCAATTCATTTAAAGTTACTGGAATTATTGTTTTTCTCCAGATTATTACAGCAACAACAGCTGGTTATTGTTTTTCTAAATTAAAATGGAGAGGAAGAGATTTTGTCTTTATCCTATATATTGCCTCAATAATGATTCCAGGACAGGCTGTAATTATACCACAATTTTTAATAGTACAGAATTTAGGGCTTTATAATAGTCATACAGGGCTTATTTTAGTATCAGCATTTACAGCATTTGGAACATTTCTTGTTAAACAATTTTTTGTAACAATACCTGAAAGTTTAGTTGAATCAGCTAGAATTGATGGAGCTAGTGAGTTCCTAATTTTTAGAAAAATTATGTTGCCTTTATCAAAAACAGTAATTGCAACATTAATTATTTTTTCATTTAGGTTCTTTTGGAACGATTTCTTCGGTCCACTAATCTACCTATCATCACCTTCATTGAAAACTCTTCCTTTAGGAATGGCTGACTTTGCCAATGAGTATTATACCTACGTTGGTCCACAGATGGCTGCTGCAGTTATTTCAATAATACCAGTTTTAATAGTTTTTCTAGCTGCACAGAAGCATTTTGTTCAAGGAACAATGTCAGCAGGAATTAAGGGGTAA
- the gnpA gene encoding 1,3-beta-galactosyl-N-acetylhexosamine phosphorylase, with amino-acid sequence MFNNDKKGYMTLPVESGHEELVLDLYKKWNADALRDSDGTTMSRELENLGSEVYSTICVVRAQQDFADAHPEYLHRKYLMSHPKTATEKKLTINLLDGYSKDKYEVDTNSDPKLWFEVRNRTNSSIVNIANWEIDTEKGVAIINNAIPYNEYTVSFLARQVWDSVSMYNHLTNGWTGRKIKSLDPYHKECREYLVSWFKKWIIEHPKTTVVRFTTFAFNFVIDSGENNQDIYRDWLGYGETVSPEALIDFEKKYGYKMTPEDFVDNGYYNATYKNPSKKYLDWMDFIRDFVVGFSSELVEIAHKAGKRAAMFQGDHWIGTEPFSKKYEQIGIDINIGAVEDGVALRRLSDSPGEMIREARFYPYFFPDVFKEGNNPEGGSMDNWVKIRRALLRSNIHRIGYGGYLSLANKFPNFIEHVSDLSSQFNLYLENTKGTKSKTVGRKVAILNSWGSLRSWLQNAVKDQRFHIPSRPDIMEFVGSNPMECLSGLPFDIEFISFDDILSNGINSDIGVIINMGDSMTSWTGHEQWGNPEVISTLREFVSNGGGFLGIGEPSSYLKDGRFFQLGDILGLEKETGLTMGRVAMPLKIDESHILYQSLTGLEDFGKDQDVYPIDEKISILKSNGQQINLCVNSYGTGRSSYISNLPFTLENSRFLENLILWLNKSDSKLTPYLSDNPYVDVAFYPETSMLALVNSTNKEQSVKIYTERDGYLKRTIKAYSWDWEKV; translated from the coding sequence ATGTTTAATAATGATAAAAAAGGCTATATGACACTCCCTGTAGAGTCAGGACACGAAGAGCTTGTTTTAGATCTGTATAAGAAGTGGAATGCAGATGCACTAAGGGATTCCGATGGGACAACAATGTCCAGAGAGCTAGAAAATCTAGGTAGTGAAGTCTATTCTACTATCTGTGTTGTGAGAGCACAGCAAGATTTTGCTGATGCGCACCCTGAGTACCTTCACCGAAAGTATCTAATGTCTCACCCTAAAACAGCAACGGAGAAGAAGTTAACAATTAATCTTTTAGATGGCTACAGTAAAGATAAATACGAAGTTGATACAAATAGTGATCCAAAATTATGGTTCGAAGTAAGAAATAGAACAAATTCTTCGATTGTTAATATCGCAAATTGGGAAATTGATACTGAAAAAGGAGTCGCAATAATTAATAATGCAATTCCCTACAATGAGTATACCGTTTCATTTTTAGCTAGACAAGTTTGGGACTCAGTTTCAATGTATAATCACTTAACTAATGGATGGACTGGGCGTAAAATCAAAAGCCTTGACCCATACCACAAAGAGTGTAGGGAGTACTTAGTCTCTTGGTTTAAAAAATGGATTATAGAACATCCCAAAACAACTGTTGTACGTTTTACAACATTTGCATTTAATTTTGTAATCGATTCAGGAGAAAACAACCAAGATATATATCGAGATTGGCTAGGGTATGGGGAAACAGTTAGTCCAGAAGCACTAATAGATTTTGAGAAAAAGTATGGATACAAAATGACCCCAGAGGATTTTGTAGATAATGGATATTACAATGCTACATATAAAAATCCAAGTAAAAAATACTTAGACTGGATGGATTTTATAAGGGATTTTGTAGTTGGATTTAGTAGTGAATTGGTAGAGATAGCCCATAAAGCAGGTAAAAGAGCAGCGATGTTCCAAGGTGATCACTGGATTGGAACAGAACCTTTTAGTAAAAAGTATGAACAAATTGGTATTGATATAAACATTGGGGCTGTGGAGGATGGTGTAGCACTAAGAAGATTGTCTGACTCCCCAGGAGAAATGATAAGAGAAGCACGTTTTTATCCATATTTTTTCCCCGATGTTTTTAAAGAAGGAAATAATCCAGAGGGAGGATCAATGGATAACTGGGTCAAAATAAGAAGAGCACTTCTTAGATCAAATATCCATAGAATTGGTTATGGAGGATACCTCTCCCTTGCTAATAAATTCCCCAACTTTATTGAACATGTTTCAGATTTAAGTAGTCAGTTCAATTTATATTTAGAAAATACAAAAGGAACAAAGTCTAAAACAGTTGGACGAAAAGTTGCAATTCTTAATTCCTGGGGAAGTTTAAGGTCATGGCTTCAAAATGCAGTAAAGGATCAACGTTTTCATATACCTTCTAGACCAGACATTATGGAGTTTGTAGGAAGTAATCCAATGGAGTGTCTATCTGGCCTTCCCTTTGATATTGAGTTTATAAGTTTTGACGATATATTATCAAATGGAATTAATAGTGATATTGGGGTTATAATCAATATGGGAGACTCAATGACTTCATGGACAGGTCATGAACAGTGGGGAAATCCAGAGGTAATTAGCACTTTACGAGAGTTTGTTTCAAATGGAGGAGGTTTCTTAGGAATAGGAGAGCCATCATCATATCTTAAGGATGGGAGATTTTTTCAACTTGGAGATATCCTAGGTTTAGAAAAGGAAACAGGCTTAACTATGGGTAGGGTTGCTATGCCATTAAAGATAGATGAATCCCATATTCTATATCAATCACTAACTGGGCTAGAAGATTTTGGGAAAGATCAAGATGTATACCCTATAGATGAGAAAATATCCATATTAAAATCAAATGGTCAACAGATAAACTTATGTGTGAATAGTTATGGAACAGGTCGTTCATCATATATTTCTAATCTTCCATTCACATTAGAAAATTCACGCTTTTTAGAAAATCTTATATTATGGTTAAATAAAAGTGATTCTAAATTAACTCCATATCTGTCAGATAACCCCTATGTAGATGTTGCTTTTTATCCAGAGACATCCATGCTCGCCCTAGTTAACTCAACAAATAAGGAGCAAAGTGTTAAGATATATACAGAGAGAGATGGGTATTTAAAAAGAACTATTAAGGCATATTCTTGGGATTGGGAAAAGGTGTAG
- a CDS encoding glycoside hydrolase family 88 protein gives MDTKEAISYCIERINKNLNTFHGDKFPMASTEDGKYKVTSNNCWTGGFWTGMLWLAYEWTGDNKYRQEAESHIEIYRERLEKRVVIDHHDMGFLYIPSCVAAWKLTKNSYAKETALLAADVLLKRYHKKAGIIQAWGDLDDPTQRGRMIIDCTMNVPLLFWAYEETQDEKYLIPAQNHLDQSVKYLIRDDNTTYHCYHFDVKTGEPLHGSTAQGAGDNSCWARGQAWGVYGFALAYEHYPKEIFLEKSKDIFNYYINNLPEDLIPYWDLSFKKGEEERDSSSAAISVGGLLLLSKVLGEEYNDYAKKITNSLIKNYTTKEYPEQHGLLMHSVYSKPHGQGVDESTLWGDYFYLENLLNMSMDRVSYW, from the coding sequence ATGGATACAAAAGAAGCTATTTCTTATTGCATAGAGAGAATAAACAAAAATCTAAATACATTTCATGGGGATAAATTCCCCATGGCCTCTACCGAGGATGGTAAATATAAAGTAACTTCAAATAATTGTTGGACAGGGGGATTCTGGACAGGGATGTTATGGCTCGCCTATGAATGGACTGGGGATAATAAATACCGACAAGAAGCGGAGTCTCATATTGAGATATACAGGGAGCGCCTAGAAAAAAGAGTTGTTATTGATCATCATGACATGGGTTTTTTGTATATTCCTTCCTGTGTTGCCGCATGGAAATTAACTAAAAACTCCTATGCCAAAGAGACAGCACTACTCGCCGCTGATGTATTATTAAAAAGATATCATAAAAAAGCTGGAATTATACAAGCGTGGGGAGATTTAGATGATCCCACACAAAGGGGACGTATGATTATCGATTGTACAATGAACGTTCCTTTACTTTTTTGGGCTTATGAAGAAACTCAAGATGAGAAATACCTAATACCGGCACAAAACCATCTAGATCAATCAGTGAAATATTTAATTAGAGATGATAACACGACTTATCATTGTTACCATTTTGATGTTAAGACAGGGGAACCCTTACACGGCTCAACAGCCCAGGGAGCAGGAGATAATTCTTGTTGGGCAAGGGGACAAGCCTGGGGAGTATACGGCTTTGCTTTAGCTTATGAGCACTACCCAAAAGAAATATTCTTGGAAAAATCCAAGGATATATTTAATTATTACATAAATAATTTGCCAGAGGACCTTATCCCATACTGGGACTTATCTTTTAAAAAAGGAGAAGAAGAGAGGGACTCATCATCAGCAGCAATTTCTGTTGGAGGATTATTACTTTTAAGTAAAGTATTAGGGGAAGAATATAACGATTATGCTAAAAAAATTACAAACTCTTTAATAAAAAACTACACAACGAAAGAGTACCCAGAGCAACATGGACTTCTTATGCATTCAGTTTATAGCAAGCCCCACGGCCAAGGGGTTGATGAGTCGACACTTTGGGGAGACTACTTCTACTTAGAAAATTTACTTAATATGTCAATGGATAGGGTATCATATTGGTAG
- a CDS encoding DUF2264 domain-containing protein encodes MVDNKFYSSLDLNPLKTKKDLLEALKYFLKPVEEWEFSGSTGTCYSNEVVALEGFSRILWALGSGIKTGEFKNWIDKITGMIIDGCNEGDKSFWGFPIAFDQRIVEMPAIAFFLVETKDIIWDTLSPRNKTSIGNWLYSLNGKEIPNNNWEFFKVIVNTCLRLLGCKYNQGEIDHSLEKIDSMYIKSGWYLDSEKIDYYNGFAFHYYGLLYSKLAKNFDTKWSIIFQERANEFAKSYKHFFCQDGREIPFGRSLTYRFATVSFFSACIYADMELLPWGEIKAILLGNLRYWFKNPIFNGDGLLSIGYRYPNLFMSEQYNSPTSPYWAFKTFLLLNSKDDHPFWKAEEVILPKLKENIVMSNKNMIIYPSDGNNRVLLTSGQYNLGYEVNQQAAKYSKFAYSTISGFCVCNEGYMLEKIGCDNNLCLSEDGYYWRVKREILEAKTTKQYIYTKWSPWKDVIVKTFLIPHLNGHIRIHLIESNRPLVFVEGGFSINNETSKVKETITSSEITLESETGERSNIIQMIGKYNQRVLEPIPNLNVLWNRVKIPIIQGNLTKGVNIIGTFYSDTNSKISSRDLPKLDRNNNLLIYKNGNIINFMEEQC; translated from the coding sequence TTGGTAGATAATAAATTCTATTCATCATTAGATCTAAACCCATTAAAAACAAAAAAGGATTTATTAGAAGCATTAAAATATTTCTTAAAACCTGTTGAGGAATGGGAATTCTCTGGGTCTACCGGAACATGTTACTCTAATGAAGTTGTAGCCCTTGAAGGGTTTAGTAGAATACTATGGGCTTTAGGTTCTGGAATAAAAACTGGCGAGTTTAAGAATTGGATTGATAAAATAACCGGTATGATAATAGATGGATGTAATGAAGGTGATAAATCCTTCTGGGGCTTTCCTATTGCATTCGATCAAAGAATTGTGGAAATGCCAGCCATAGCTTTCTTTTTAGTTGAGACGAAGGATATAATTTGGGATACCTTATCACCTAGAAATAAAACTTCAATAGGAAATTGGCTTTATAGTCTAAACGGGAAAGAAATTCCAAATAACAATTGGGAGTTCTTTAAAGTAATTGTTAATACTTGCCTTAGACTTCTAGGTTGTAAATATAATCAAGGAGAGATAGACCATAGTTTGGAAAAAATTGACTCTATGTATATAAAAAGTGGGTGGTACCTAGATAGTGAAAAGATTGATTATTATAATGGGTTCGCTTTTCACTATTACGGATTATTATATTCAAAACTAGCCAAGAATTTTGATACTAAGTGGTCGATTATATTCCAAGAAAGAGCTAATGAGTTTGCAAAATCATATAAACATTTTTTTTGCCAAGACGGAAGGGAGATTCCTTTTGGAAGAAGTTTAACCTATAGATTTGCTACAGTCTCCTTTTTTTCAGCTTGTATCTATGCCGATATGGAATTACTTCCCTGGGGAGAGATAAAAGCTATTCTTTTGGGTAACCTAAGATATTGGTTTAAAAACCCAATATTTAATGGTGATGGACTCCTCTCAATCGGTTATAGATATCCCAATTTATTTATGTCTGAACAATATAACTCTCCAACATCCCCCTACTGGGCTTTTAAAACTTTTTTGTTACTCAACTCTAAGGATGATCATCCTTTTTGGAAGGCAGAAGAAGTTATTCTTCCTAAACTTAAAGAAAACATCGTAATGTCAAATAAAAATATGATTATATATCCTTCAGATGGTAATAATCGGGTTTTATTAACTTCAGGACAGTATAATTTAGGTTATGAAGTAAACCAGCAAGCAGCCAAATATAGTAAATTCGCCTACTCAACTATTTCTGGTTTTTGTGTATGTAACGAAGGTTATATGTTGGAAAAAATCGGATGTGATAATAACCTTTGCCTGTCTGAAGATGGATACTACTGGAGAGTTAAAAGGGAAATTTTAGAAGCAAAAACAACTAAACAGTATATTTACACAAAATGGTCTCCATGGAAAGATGTAATAGTTAAAACCTTCTTAATACCCCACTTAAATGGTCATATACGAATACATTTAATTGAAAGTAATCGACCTCTTGTTTTTGTTGAAGGTGGATTTTCCATAAATAACGAGACATCAAAAGTTAAGGAAACAATAACAAGTTCAGAAATAACTCTTGAATCGGAAACTGGAGAGAGATCTAACATAATACAGATGATAGGAAAATACAATCAAAGGGTTTTAGAACCTATTCCAAATTTAAATGTATTATGGAATAGAGTAAAAATACCTATTATCCAGGGGAATCTAACAAAGGGAGTAAATATTATTGGGACATTTTATTCCGATACCAATTCTAAAATAAGCTCTAGGGATCTACCAAAATTAGATAGAAATAATAACTTATTAATATATAAAAATGGAAACATTATAAATTTTATGGAGGAACAATGTTAA
- a CDS encoding carbohydrate-binding protein, with the protein MLTLRVLDKNNKTLTETSGDDIYIFYNKEYQKGDYIELESTQNNIFVHLQLDDAIGESLVYLKEGKIEFKIPFDEKKLCYSEKSFSGTKHLMSARVAEKEEIYNYRNLTSNKYDYHGNNSFFPHASANVETRDESVFAAKNAINCNRANKSHGNWPFESWGINRNPDAKIKIEFGRTLILNKIKLYIRADFPHDNWWENITLKFSNGEEITFKLEKTHLGQTITFDQIETNFVELKELKKANDPSEFPALAQIEAYGSELL; encoded by the coding sequence ATGTTAACGCTAAGAGTACTAGATAAAAATAATAAGACTTTAACTGAAACCAGCGGAGATGATATATATATTTTTTATAACAAAGAGTATCAAAAAGGTGATTATATTGAGCTTGAAAGTACACAAAATAATATTTTTGTACACTTACAGCTGGATGATGCTATTGGAGAGTCATTAGTATACTTAAAAGAGGGTAAGATTGAATTTAAAATACCATTTGATGAAAAAAAACTGTGTTATTCAGAAAAATCCTTTAGTGGAACAAAACACTTAATGTCAGCAAGAGTAGCTGAAAAAGAAGAGATATATAATTATAGGAATCTAACGTCGAACAAATATGATTACCATGGAAATAATAGTTTTTTCCCCCATGCATCTGCAAATGTAGAAACAAGGGATGAATCTGTATTTGCAGCAAAAAATGCAATAAATTGTAATCGTGCAAATAAGTCTCACGGGAATTGGCCATTTGAATCATGGGGAATTAATAGAAATCCAGATGCAAAGATAAAAATAGAGTTTGGTAGAACCCTAATTTTGAATAAAATAAAATTATATATTAGGGCTGATTTCCCCCATGATAATTGGTGGGAAAATATTACATTAAAATTTTCTAATGGGGAAGAAATTACATTTAAACTAGAGAAAACTCATTTGGGACAAACTATAACTTTTGATCAAATAGAAACAAATTTTGTTGAATTAAAAGAGTTAAAAAAGGCAAATGATCCCTCAGAATTCCCTGCATTAGCCCAAATAGAAGCCTATGGTTCAGAACTTCTTTAG